One Triticum dicoccoides isolate Atlit2015 ecotype Zavitan chromosome 5B, WEW_v2.0, whole genome shotgun sequence genomic window carries:
- the LOC119311726 gene encoding organic cation/carnitine transporter 7-like isoform X1: METYTTDDALTAMGFGKLQGLVLVYAGMGWVAEAMEVMLLSFVGPLIREEWKISAQDESLLSSVVFLGMLIGACGWGYVSDKYGRRTGLLLSTLFTTGMGFLSALSPNYLCLMALRFLVGVGLGGSHVYSSWFLEFVPAQNRGFWMIIFSFFWTIGTVLEASLAWIVVSTLTWRWLLALTAIPCFLLLPFFGITPESPRYLCAQNRISDATLVLERIAETNQATLPPGVLVYPRDGEVDHSTLTSEADHLLPLREKECTDDDVTSPKSGSAAALRSLLSRKLRRSTLLLWFVFYANSFAYYGLVLLTAQLSNANKSCASGLKYVKSETDASLYKDTFVTSLAEIPGLIASALLVEWFGRKATMWCLLFTCCGFLGPLVFYQSELWTTGLLFGARACAMGSYTVVCLYAPEVYPTSVRSTGVGIATAMGRVGGIICPLVAVGMLRSCHQMEAIIVFEVVLFLAAIACMLFPFETKGRAMN, from the exons ATGGAAACATACACCACGGATGATGCGCTTACAGCCATGGGATTTGGAAAATTGCAAGGACTTGTTCTTGTTTATGCAGGCATGGGTTGGGTTGCAGAAGCCATGGAGGTCATGCTACTCTCATTTGTTGGACCACTGATTCGAGAGGAATGGAAAATCTCTGCCCAAGATGAAAGTTTACTCTCAAGTGTAGTGTTTTTGGGCATGTTAATTGGAGCATGTGGTTGGGGATATGTGTCTGACAAATATGGGCGAAG GACTGGTTTACTGCTTTCAACTCTGTTTACTACTGGAATGGGTTTCCTAAGTGCTTTGTCTCCAAACTATTTATGTTTGATGGCTCTTCGCTTTCTCGTTGGCGTAGGACTGGGTGGCAGCCATGTGTATTCATCTTGGTTTTTGGAGTTTGTTCCTGCGCAAAATCGTGGCTTTTGGAtgattattttttcctttttttggactATTGGCACAGTCTTGGAGGCTTCACTTGCATGG ATTGTCGTATCAACATTGACTTGGAGGTGGTTGCTAGCATTGACTGCCATCCCTTGCTTTCTCTTGCTCCCTTTCTTTGGAATTACACCTGAATCGCCACGCTATCTGTGTGCGCAAAATAGAATATCTGATGCAACACTTGTCCTGGAGAGAATCGCCGAGACAAACCAAGCAACTCTTCCTCCTGGAGTTCTCGTATACCCTCGAGACGGTGAAGTTGATCATAGTACTCTTACCTCTGAGGCAGATCATCTTCTTCCACTCAGAGAGAAGGAATGCACAGATGATGATGTCACAAGCCCCAAATCTGGTAGTGCTGCTGCATTGCGCAGTCTGCTGTCACGGAAATtgcgtagatcaactcttctacttTGGTTTGTTTTCTACGCAAATTCCTTTGCTTATTATGGACTAGTCTTGCTGACCGCGCAACTGAGCAATGCAAATAAAAGCTGTGCATCTGGGCTGAAATATGTGAAGAGTGAAACAGATGCCAGCCTTTACAAAGATACATTTGTCACTAGTCTTGCAG AGATTCCGGGTCTAATTGCATCTGCTCTTCTTGTTGAATGGTTTGGCCGAAAAGCTACAATGTGGTGCTTGCTCTTCACATGCTGTGGTTTCCTTGGCCCACTTGTGTTTTATCAGAGTGAGCTATGGACAACTGGCCTTCTATTTGGTGCTCGTGCTTGTGCCATGGGTAGCTACACAGTTGTATGTTTATATGCCCCAGAG GTATACCCGACGTCGGTGCGCTCGACCGGGGTTGGAATCGCGACCGCCATGGGGAGAGTCGGTGGAATTATTTGCCCCCTTGTAGCCGTTGGGATGCTGAGAAGCTGCCATCAGATGGAAGCAATCATTGTGTTTGAGGTGGTGTTATTCCTTGCTGCAATTGCCTGCATGCTCTTCCCTTTTGAGACCAAGGGCCGCGCAATGAACTGA
- the LOC119311726 gene encoding organic cation/carnitine transporter 7-like isoform X2, producing MCLTNMGEGLGGSHVYSSWFLEFVPAQNRGFWMIIFSFFWTIGTVLEASLAWIVVSTLTWRWLLALTAIPCFLLLPFFGITPESPRYLCAQNRISDATLVLERIAETNQATLPPGVLVYPRDGEVDHSTLTSEADHLLPLREKECTDDDVTSPKSGSAAALRSLLSRKLRRSTLLLWFVFYANSFAYYGLVLLTAQLSNANKSCASGLKYVKSETDASLYKDTFVTSLAEIPGLIASALLVEWFGRKATMWCLLFTCCGFLGPLVFYQSELWTTGLLFGARACAMGSYTVVCLYAPEVYPTSVRSTGVGIATAMGRVGGIICPLVAVGMLRSCHQMEAIIVFEVVLFLAAIACMLFPFETKGRAMN from the exons ATGTGTCTGACAAATATGGGCGAAG GACTGGGTGGCAGCCATGTGTATTCATCTTGGTTTTTGGAGTTTGTTCCTGCGCAAAATCGTGGCTTTTGGAtgattattttttcctttttttggactATTGGCACAGTCTTGGAGGCTTCACTTGCATGG ATTGTCGTATCAACATTGACTTGGAGGTGGTTGCTAGCATTGACTGCCATCCCTTGCTTTCTCTTGCTCCCTTTCTTTGGAATTACACCTGAATCGCCACGCTATCTGTGTGCGCAAAATAGAATATCTGATGCAACACTTGTCCTGGAGAGAATCGCCGAGACAAACCAAGCAACTCTTCCTCCTGGAGTTCTCGTATACCCTCGAGACGGTGAAGTTGATCATAGTACTCTTACCTCTGAGGCAGATCATCTTCTTCCACTCAGAGAGAAGGAATGCACAGATGATGATGTCACAAGCCCCAAATCTGGTAGTGCTGCTGCATTGCGCAGTCTGCTGTCACGGAAATtgcgtagatcaactcttctacttTGGTTTGTTTTCTACGCAAATTCCTTTGCTTATTATGGACTAGTCTTGCTGACCGCGCAACTGAGCAATGCAAATAAAAGCTGTGCATCTGGGCTGAAATATGTGAAGAGTGAAACAGATGCCAGCCTTTACAAAGATACATTTGTCACTAGTCTTGCAG AGATTCCGGGTCTAATTGCATCTGCTCTTCTTGTTGAATGGTTTGGCCGAAAAGCTACAATGTGGTGCTTGCTCTTCACATGCTGTGGTTTCCTTGGCCCACTTGTGTTTTATCAGAGTGAGCTATGGACAACTGGCCTTCTATTTGGTGCTCGTGCTTGTGCCATGGGTAGCTACACAGTTGTATGTTTATATGCCCCAGAG GTATACCCGACGTCGGTGCGCTCGACCGGGGTTGGAATCGCGACCGCCATGGGGAGAGTCGGTGGAATTATTTGCCCCCTTGTAGCCGTTGGGATGCTGAGAAGCTGCCATCAGATGGAAGCAATCATTGTGTTTGAGGTGGTGTTATTCCTTGCTGCAATTGCCTGCATGCTCTTCCCTTTTGAGACCAAGGGCCGCGCAATGAACTGA